Proteins found in one Polyangiaceae bacterium genomic segment:
- a CDS encoding formylglycine-generating enzyme family protein, with protein MRRRATLIVLLLAAVGCRDEKKSAGTAPPASAAPSASLGPPAPPPPPKKGMVWIPKGALVAGTPPDRLPRIADEEMPGEQVILHGFYIDEFPFPNEEGAIPHSGVTRDQAAGLCAESGKRLCSELEWERACKGPSNFAYEYGNTYRPDRCKTGAPPKLRPSGLAVGCESEFGVSDMHGGIWEWTSSNWGRGVEGDLATLRGGNAPAGELVGRCANAMGRPPSTKNGTIGFRCCAGDKNEAEVVLDVVKGKQLSALATWDKALVKQVAAALPEEAEADLKQQPFRAERAWIWRPIGNEELRLFGGCSGLGESPACGVVVVRMVLDHPKVLAWVSSGHWAPMLHTDTDARDIWLFGGDDLGSFRRLVAYVWGRVSVGPKERRVPKPKKKKKKKK; from the coding sequence GTGAGGCGTCGAGCCACGCTCATCGTGCTCTTGCTCGCGGCGGTCGGCTGTCGCGACGAGAAAAAGTCTGCGGGTACGGCGCCGCCAGCGTCGGCCGCTCCGAGCGCCTCCCTCGGCCCGCCGGCACCGCCGCCCCCACCCAAAAAGGGCATGGTGTGGATCCCGAAGGGCGCGCTGGTGGCCGGAACACCGCCGGATCGCTTGCCGCGTATCGCGGACGAGGAAATGCCGGGCGAGCAGGTCATCCTGCACGGCTTCTACATCGACGAATTTCCGTTCCCGAACGAAGAGGGCGCCATCCCGCACTCCGGCGTCACGCGGGATCAAGCAGCGGGACTATGCGCCGAAAGCGGCAAGCGCTTGTGCAGCGAGCTCGAATGGGAGCGGGCGTGCAAGGGGCCGAGCAACTTCGCGTACGAGTACGGCAACACCTATCGTCCCGATCGCTGCAAGACCGGCGCGCCGCCCAAGCTCCGCCCCAGCGGCCTGGCCGTGGGCTGCGAGAGCGAGTTCGGCGTGTCCGACATGCACGGTGGCATCTGGGAGTGGACCAGCAGCAACTGGGGACGCGGAGTGGAGGGGGACTTGGCCACGCTGCGGGGAGGCAACGCCCCCGCGGGGGAGTTGGTGGGCCGCTGCGCCAACGCCATGGGGCGCCCGCCCTCCACCAAGAACGGCACCATCGGTTTCCGTTGCTGTGCGGGCGACAAGAACGAAGCGGAGGTGGTGCTCGACGTCGTGAAGGGCAAGCAGCTTTCGGCCCTCGCGACCTGGGACAAGGCGCTGGTGAAGCAAGTGGCGGCGGCGCTTCCCGAGGAGGCGGAAGCCGATCTCAAGCAGCAGCCGTTTCGTGCCGAGCGCGCTTGGATCTGGCGTCCCATCGGCAACGAGGAGCTGCGGCTGTTCGGGGGCTGCTCCGGCCTCGGCGAAAGCCCCGCTTGCGGCGTGGTCGTCGTGCGCATGGTGCTCGATCACCCCAAGGTCCTCGCCTGGGTTTCGAGCGGTCACTGGGCGCCGATGCTCCACACGGACACGGACGCGCGGGACATCTGGCTGTTCGGTGGTGACGACCTCGGAAGCTTTCGGCGTCTGGTGGCCTACGTCTGGGGGCGCGTCAGCGTGGGCCCCAAAGAGCGCCGCGTTCCGAAGCCCAAGAAGAAGAAGAAAAAGAAGAAGTAG
- a CDS encoding PEGA domain-containing protein: MRVIRRWIAWLVLVTAALLVPAAATAQGGKVLDARRLETIRGQMEKGQGLFVAGDYEAAAKVFEQGYADNPYPAFLFNAGVAYQKLGRLDDAITKFRAYVAADPSAPDRAKVEERIAKLSAARAPTPPPTLGDAGAGDAGDGGLGDAGAGDGGAALPPPVPTLPPDITANMKSLVIVETEPPGAPIHLFEKTRDSAAPFRRGAENSGWREVVSRPSPVSLSLDVGDYHLVIDRYRDFNPTDTAIRIEPGRVFHFRANLSQGDFMGFLRVTANVEGAEIRLDDKDRKRPRWGRSPHGELVARGEHTVLVEAPGFQPLFRKVEVKQAQEVDLTVKLVRVGFGYLRINANAPEIKVEVDGKAVGVWRSGEVPLETKQDAGDHHLVIRADGYKTYDGMVKVPKGQTLPVHAEMIPTYPRGAAWTQAIIGAAFIGAGTYLGIKSNQLHSELEADRKAGVLESDDERIKRGRLFAIGADAGFAIGGVLAVLATVNFIKDPLPDSGAHVDRPVEFGAPSRKAAALRRRRQLAGPSFDLTPALGPAGGGLFIGGRF; the protein is encoded by the coding sequence GTGAGGGTCATCAGGCGATGGATCGCGTGGCTGGTGCTCGTTACCGCCGCCCTGCTCGTGCCCGCGGCGGCGACCGCGCAAGGGGGCAAGGTGCTCGACGCCCGACGCCTGGAGACGATTCGCGGTCAGATGGAAAAGGGGCAAGGGCTGTTCGTCGCCGGCGACTACGAAGCTGCCGCCAAGGTCTTCGAGCAGGGCTACGCCGACAACCCCTATCCCGCCTTCCTGTTCAACGCCGGGGTCGCCTACCAGAAGCTCGGCCGTCTGGACGACGCCATCACCAAGTTTCGCGCCTACGTGGCAGCCGACCCCTCCGCCCCGGACCGGGCCAAGGTCGAGGAGCGCATCGCGAAGCTCTCGGCGGCGCGCGCCCCGACTCCGCCGCCGACCCTCGGAGATGCGGGGGCGGGGGACGCAGGGGACGGTGGGCTCGGCGACGCCGGAGCCGGCGATGGCGGCGCGGCGCTGCCCCCTCCCGTCCCCACGCTCCCTCCAGACATCACCGCCAACATGAAGTCTCTCGTGATCGTGGAGACCGAGCCCCCGGGCGCGCCGATCCATCTGTTCGAGAAGACACGCGACTCCGCGGCACCCTTCCGGCGGGGAGCGGAAAACTCGGGCTGGCGTGAGGTGGTGAGCCGCCCCTCGCCCGTGAGCCTGAGCCTCGATGTGGGGGACTATCACCTCGTCATCGATCGCTATCGCGACTTCAACCCGACGGACACCGCCATTCGTATCGAGCCCGGGCGCGTGTTCCACTTTCGAGCGAACTTGTCGCAGGGCGACTTCATGGGATTTCTGCGCGTCACGGCCAACGTGGAAGGCGCGGAGATCCGCTTGGACGACAAGGATCGCAAGCGCCCCCGCTGGGGCCGCTCGCCGCACGGCGAGCTCGTCGCTCGCGGGGAGCACACGGTGCTGGTGGAAGCGCCGGGGTTCCAGCCGCTGTTCCGCAAGGTGGAGGTCAAGCAAGCCCAGGAGGTGGACCTCACCGTGAAGCTGGTGCGGGTCGGCTTCGGCTACCTGCGCATCAACGCCAACGCTCCCGAGATCAAGGTGGAGGTGGACGGCAAGGCCGTGGGCGTCTGGCGCAGCGGAGAGGTGCCCCTGGAGACCAAGCAGGACGCGGGTGACCACCATCTGGTGATCCGCGCCGATGGTTACAAGACGTACGACGGCATGGTGAAGGTACCGAAGGGCCAGACCTTGCCCGTCCACGCGGAGATGATCCCGACCTATCCCCGGGGTGCGGCGTGGACCCAGGCCATCATCGGCGCCGCGTTCATCGGCGCCGGGACCTATCTCGGCATCAAGTCGAACCAGCTGCACTCGGAGCTGGAGGCGGATCGCAAGGCGGGCGTCCTGGAGTCCGACGACGAGCGCATCAAGCGCGGTCGCCTGTTCGCGATCGGGGCGGATGCGGGCTTCGCCATCGGCGGTGTGCTGGCGGTGCTCGCCACCGTGAACTTCATCAAGGACCCACTGCCGGACTCCGGGGCGCACGTGGACCGACCCGTGGAGTTCGGCGCGCCGTCGCGCAAGGCCGCCGCGCTCCGGCGTCGCCGTCAGCTCGCCGGACCGAGCTTCGACCTCACGCCCGCGCTGGGGCCAGCGGGCGGCGGCCTGTTCATCGGAGGGCGGTTCTGA
- a CDS encoding PEGA domain-containing protein, producing the protein MRTQLASLALLLGFAATAHADPQNPTKAERDRAHELFMQSKKLDCAKASPLLEEAWALHHSADIAANLGMCEAEASKYPEAATHLAFADAHIMASATKDQREKVSNALALVKKQVGEVMLSVQPDGAAISVDGNPVGISPLPAPLFLPPGDHQVRATADGYGDVGRIVTAKKGERTEVAIELLLLSASGTGGTTAGTGGAPSGAGGTPSGGGDAGAGGDTAPTTERSMVPVYVAGGVAVVGVASAIGFELARSSNADDASKLADVLGPNGCGAGTPHATECAQLHDSNVAANRDTNLRNLSLGVAGAGVVFGIAYLLWPRSSSSERAAAQRSVVATPVVSSKGTGVWLSGSF; encoded by the coding sequence ATGCGAACACAGCTAGCTTCCCTCGCACTGCTACTCGGGTTCGCGGCCACCGCGCACGCCGATCCTCAGAATCCCACCAAAGCAGAGCGCGACCGCGCCCACGAGCTGTTCATGCAATCCAAGAAGCTCGACTGCGCGAAGGCCAGCCCGCTGTTGGAGGAAGCGTGGGCGCTTCATCACAGTGCGGATATCGCCGCGAACCTCGGCATGTGCGAGGCCGAAGCGTCCAAGTACCCCGAAGCAGCGACCCACCTTGCCTTCGCCGACGCTCACATCATGGCCAGCGCCACGAAGGACCAGCGTGAAAAGGTCAGCAACGCTCTCGCGCTCGTCAAGAAGCAGGTCGGCGAGGTCATGCTCTCAGTGCAGCCGGACGGCGCCGCCATCTCCGTCGACGGCAACCCAGTCGGCATCTCTCCCCTGCCGGCACCACTCTTCCTACCGCCAGGGGATCATCAGGTAAGAGCGACCGCTGACGGCTATGGCGATGTCGGCCGCATCGTCACTGCCAAGAAGGGCGAGCGCACGGAGGTCGCGATCGAGCTGCTGTTGCTGAGCGCGAGTGGAACAGGCGGCACGACGGCGGGCACTGGCGGTGCGCCGAGCGGCGCGGGTGGCACGCCGAGCGGCGGGGGGGACGCTGGCGCGGGCGGCGACACTGCTCCGACGACAGAGCGCAGCATGGTGCCGGTGTACGTGGCGGGCGGTGTTGCTGTGGTTGGAGTCGCTTCCGCGATTGGCTTCGAGCTCGCGCGGAGCTCTAATGCTGACGACGCCTCGAAGCTCGCAGACGTGTTGGGCCCGAACGGTTGCGGTGCGGGCACGCCACACGCGACGGAGTGCGCCCAGCTCCACGACAGCAACGTTGCGGCGAATCGCGACACCAATCTTCGCAATCTGTCGCTCGGAGTCGCCGGAGCCGGGGTCGTGTTCGGAATTGCTTACCTGCTTTGGCCAAGGAGCAGCTCATCCGAGCGAGCGGCGGCGCAGCGCTCGGTCGTTGCAACCCCCGTGGTTTCGTCAAAGGGCACTGGCGTGTGGCTTTCGGGAAGTTTCTGA
- a CDS encoding sigma-54-dependent Fis family transcriptional regulator, with product MLPERKQILVVDDEPNLRRVLSAQLERDGYDVHMAEDGQRGLDLLRDNHIDLVITDLRMPKVDGMELLRRAMEIDDSLPVVMITAHGTVDNAVEALKTGAFDYITKPFDQAEVRAIVRKALRSRDLSSAEATRPVDSGGARYGIIGQSPGIRAIYDIIGRVADTPTTVLITGESGTGKELVARALHENSSRRDKPFIKVNCAAIPRDLMESELFGYERGAFTGAVGSKPGRFELASGGTLFLDEIGSIPVEMQVKLLRALQESEFERVGGIKTIRVDVRLVAATNSDLKKEIASGAFREDLYYRLNVVPIRLPSLREREEDIQLLAQHFVEKFNARLKKKVERFDEETAKTLETYPWPGNIRELENVVERAVLFCDGGTIVASDLPPDVRGTEVTKLPVDDSEPETEDAAAPGADGLKEQVKAAMSRLERQLIHKALEQTGGNVTHAARLLKISRKGLQLKMKELGLREKDERIEP from the coding sequence ATGCTCCCCGAACGCAAACAGATTCTGGTCGTGGATGACGAGCCCAACCTCCGCCGTGTGCTGTCCGCTCAGCTCGAGCGCGACGGCTACGACGTGCACATGGCCGAAGACGGCCAGCGCGGGCTCGATCTATTGCGGGACAACCACATCGATCTCGTGATCACGGACCTGCGCATGCCGAAAGTGGACGGCATGGAGCTGCTTCGTCGAGCGATGGAGATCGACGATTCCCTGCCGGTGGTGATGATCACGGCCCACGGTACGGTGGACAACGCCGTGGAGGCCCTGAAGACCGGCGCCTTCGACTACATCACGAAGCCGTTCGATCAAGCGGAGGTCCGCGCCATCGTGAGGAAGGCGCTCCGCTCTCGCGACCTGTCGTCCGCCGAAGCGACGCGGCCGGTGGACAGCGGCGGAGCCCGCTACGGCATCATCGGGCAGAGCCCGGGCATCCGAGCCATCTACGACATCATCGGCCGCGTCGCGGACACGCCCACCACGGTTCTGATCACCGGAGAGAGTGGTACCGGCAAGGAGCTCGTCGCGCGGGCGCTGCACGAGAACTCTTCGCGCCGGGACAAGCCTTTCATCAAGGTGAACTGCGCGGCCATTCCCCGGGACCTGATGGAGAGCGAGCTGTTCGGTTACGAGCGGGGCGCCTTCACTGGCGCCGTCGGCTCCAAGCCCGGGCGCTTCGAGCTGGCCAGCGGCGGCACGCTGTTCTTGGACGAGATCGGCTCCATCCCCGTGGAGATGCAGGTGAAGCTCCTGCGCGCGCTCCAGGAGAGCGAGTTCGAGCGAGTGGGGGGCATCAAGACCATTCGCGTGGACGTGCGGCTGGTGGCGGCCACCAACAGCGACCTCAAGAAGGAGATCGCGAGCGGAGCGTTTCGCGAGGACCTCTATTACCGCTTGAACGTGGTGCCGATCCGATTGCCGTCCCTGCGAGAGCGGGAGGAGGACATTCAGCTTCTCGCTCAGCACTTCGTGGAGAAGTTCAACGCGCGATTGAAGAAGAAGGTGGAGCGTTTCGACGAGGAGACGGCCAAGACCCTGGAGACCTATCCCTGGCCGGGGAACATTCGCGAGCTCGAGAACGTGGTGGAACGCGCCGTTCTATTCTGCGACGGCGGCACCATCGTCGCCTCCGACCTGCCACCCGACGTGCGCGGCACCGAGGTGACCAAGCTGCCGGTGGACGACAGCGAGCCCGAGACCGAAGACGCCGCCGCCCCCGGAGCGGATGGCTTGAAGGAGCAGGTGAAGGCCGCCATGAGCCGCCTGGAGCGCCAGCTGATTCACAAGGCGCTCGAGCAGACGGGTGGCAACGTGACCCACGCGGCGCGTCTGCTGAAGATCTCGCGCAAGGGCCTGCAGCTCAAGATGAAGGAGCTCGGGCTCCGGGAGAAGGACGAACGAATCGAACCGTGA
- the yjjJ gene encoding type II toxin-antitoxin system HipA family toxin YjjJ: MPRNAKLDRDLIWAQMRQSLLRGPTSAAVLARTSRISQSSVSRVIAERGELVRIGRRRNARYALRRHAVDVTQPLPIYAIGEDGTARQLALLHLIYPQACYFEALDTDVPAAVFGDLPYFLHDLRPSGFLGRLVPEQHPELRLPPDVRHWSAEQTLGYLSKYGWDVPGNIIVGDGALTLYNRRSPATHAVELGKRRRRYPTFADDVLGATPPGSSAGGEQPKFLVTLLPERTAALVKFSPVTDNVVGRRYADLLVAEHVAHETLRHAGHAAARSEVLEAGGRLFLEVLRFDRTAHGGRRGLLSLEALDAEFVGKGTTWSEIARALWEQGHLDEGALYEIEWREQFGRWIGNTDMHPGNLSLFTERLRPVGLAPVYDMVPMHYVPRQGNVLTQPLSFTRPLPPLVEAWLDAGRVALEFWNALARHPRGSDVFRSVARENAVAVAKTLESATR, translated from the coding sequence ATGCCGCGCAACGCGAAGCTGGATCGAGACCTGATTTGGGCGCAGATGCGCCAGTCCCTGCTTCGTGGTCCGACGTCAGCGGCAGTGCTGGCGCGCACGTCGAGGATTTCGCAATCGAGCGTCTCACGGGTGATCGCGGAGCGTGGCGAGTTGGTGCGGATCGGCCGAAGGCGCAACGCACGCTACGCACTTCGCCGCCACGCAGTGGACGTGACTCAACCGCTACCGATCTACGCAATCGGAGAAGACGGAACAGCACGGCAATTGGCACTCCTGCATCTGATCTATCCGCAGGCCTGCTACTTCGAAGCACTGGACACCGACGTACCGGCAGCGGTTTTCGGAGACTTGCCCTATTTCCTTCACGACCTTCGTCCTTCGGGGTTCTTGGGGCGACTCGTACCAGAGCAGCATCCGGAGCTCCGCTTGCCGCCCGACGTGCGCCACTGGTCGGCCGAACAGACCCTCGGCTACCTCTCGAAGTACGGCTGGGACGTGCCGGGCAACATCATCGTGGGGGACGGCGCGTTGACGCTCTACAATCGGCGTTCCCCAGCGACCCACGCCGTCGAGCTCGGCAAACGGCGTCGGCGCTATCCGACCTTCGCTGATGACGTGCTGGGCGCTACTCCACCAGGCTCGTCGGCGGGTGGAGAGCAGCCAAAGTTCCTTGTAACGCTGCTCCCGGAGCGGACGGCTGCGCTGGTGAAATTCTCACCGGTCACGGACAACGTGGTAGGCCGCCGCTACGCCGACCTGCTGGTCGCCGAGCACGTCGCGCACGAGACGCTTCGGCACGCGGGTCACGCAGCGGCACGGTCGGAAGTGCTGGAAGCAGGAGGGCGCTTGTTTCTCGAAGTTCTCCGCTTCGATCGAACTGCCCATGGTGGACGCCGAGGCCTTCTCTCGCTCGAGGCATTGGATGCGGAGTTCGTAGGCAAAGGAACGACCTGGAGCGAGATCGCGCGAGCGCTTTGGGAGCAAGGGCACCTCGACGAGGGCGCCCTCTACGAAATCGAGTGGAGAGAGCAGTTTGGTCGCTGGATCGGCAACACGGACATGCACCCCGGCAATCTCTCCCTATTCACGGAAAGGCTACGCCCCGTGGGACTTGCTCCGGTCTACGACATGGTTCCGATGCACTATGTCCCTCGACAAGGAAATGTCCTCACCCAACCGCTGAGCTTCACTCGGCCGCTGCCGCCTCTGGTCGAAGCCTGGCTGGACGCAGGACGCGTCGCACTCGAGTTCTGGAATGCACTGGCGCGACACCCGCGTGGCTCCGATGTGTTTCGGAGCGTTGCCCGCGAGAACGCGGTTGCCGTCGCAAAGACGCTCGAGAGCGCGACGCGCTAG
- a CDS encoding type II toxin-antitoxin system HipA family toxin, producing MTPRRATVWHGQTPVGVLSGALRFTYDADWLSSGFAISLSLPLSEGEMDGEAFFSGLLPEGLARQRICRQYGLPESDDAALLLAIGRDCAGALAVLPEGEGHDETAAPVTMTEEDLARLVATRGQALPTSSERIRFSLAGAQDKVAVILDADGMRLPTAQHPSSHILKFESMRWVCFAEHAANELARELGLNVPRVRYRAHPEGPYLEIERYDRGRDGHGTLFRLHQEDMMQALGLSATLKYQEHGGPDLGLVSERIRRHSSDPVRDVAALRDWQIFNYLAGNSDGHAKNLALLYHPETRAPRLSPLYDLACIEHLNRLGLHFDRKLAFYVGGNNLPEQITKHDWNTFAKALGVPPKSMLSRLQALAERLPQLARNVRQRFADEFGDNQALGRFEESIADRCAWTLRSVFGRG from the coding sequence ATGACCCCTCGCCGCGCAACGGTTTGGCACGGGCAGACTCCCGTTGGCGTTCTGAGCGGGGCTCTCCGCTTCACGTACGACGCCGACTGGCTTTCGTCAGGCTTCGCCATTTCCCTCAGCCTGCCGCTGTCCGAGGGCGAGATGGACGGCGAAGCGTTCTTCTCGGGGCTCTTGCCCGAAGGCCTCGCGCGTCAGCGCATTTGTCGCCAGTACGGATTGCCGGAGAGCGACGACGCGGCGCTGTTGCTCGCCATTGGGCGCGATTGCGCCGGTGCCCTCGCGGTGTTGCCCGAAGGAGAGGGACACGATGAGACGGCCGCTCCGGTCACGATGACGGAGGAAGACCTCGCGCGTCTCGTCGCAACGCGTGGGCAAGCACTGCCCACCTCGTCCGAGCGGATCCGTTTCTCCCTGGCCGGAGCGCAGGACAAGGTTGCCGTCATCCTCGACGCAGATGGCATGCGGCTCCCGACGGCGCAGCACCCTTCCAGTCACATCCTGAAGTTCGAGTCGATGCGCTGGGTGTGCTTCGCGGAGCACGCCGCTAACGAGCTGGCGCGAGAGCTCGGACTGAATGTTCCGCGTGTTCGGTACCGCGCACACCCCGAAGGGCCCTATCTCGAGATCGAGCGATACGACCGCGGCCGTGACGGCCACGGAACGCTGTTTCGCCTGCACCAGGAAGACATGATGCAGGCCCTGGGGCTCTCCGCGACCTTGAAATACCAAGAGCACGGGGGCCCGGATCTCGGCCTGGTGAGCGAGCGGATCCGAAGGCACTCCTCGGATCCGGTGCGGGACGTCGCGGCGCTCCGGGATTGGCAGATCTTCAACTACCTTGCAGGGAACTCCGATGGGCACGCGAAGAACCTTGCGCTGCTCTACCATCCCGAGACGCGGGCGCCGCGGCTATCGCCGCTCTACGACCTGGCGTGCATCGAGCATCTGAACCGCTTGGGTCTTCACTTCGATCGCAAGCTCGCGTTCTACGTGGGAGGGAACAACCTGCCCGAGCAGATCACGAAGCACGATTGGAACACCTTCGCCAAGGCGTTGGGCGTGCCGCCCAAGAGCATGCTCTCGCGCCTGCAGGCGCTCGCTGAGCGGCTGCCGCAGTTGGCCCGCAACGTCCGCCAACGGTTTGCGGACGAATTCGGCGACAACCAGGCGCTCGGCCGCTTCGAGGAAAGCATTGCCGACCGCTGTGCCTGGACGCTGCGCAGCGTGTTCGGCCGCGGCTAG
- a CDS encoding FG-GAP repeat protein produces the protein MAKSIAGLSGAQAPASQRSSCFATGYTPSSISGTGILVRCDEEAATPFEYTLALPAGVSFDPAEDDLRLASDASPLPALIASAAGHAWFYAPGSLTPAELTPTTSDASFGAAIAARAGGFAVGAPEQAHVWLFDATGAASACLSGPVGFGRTLAAGRVDGDGSEDLVVADGEQVHVISGAVLAQLTDPSSCVPVQDLVTLACRSTADLQGCGGSDFGAALAVGDIDGDGDGEVFVGAPGMSVRGEGSGGAVLTFDAEGQYPERLTEARFIASAESSDRLGTSLVMAHQADRDLLVAGGSGGKAAVFYCSKLLPAAKRGSRCK, from the coding sequence ATGGCGAAGAGCATCGCCGGGCTCTCCGGTGCGCAGGCCCCTGCCAGCCAGCGAAGCTCTTGCTTCGCGACGGGATACACGCCGAGCTCCATCTCCGGGACCGGCATCCTGGTCCGTTGCGACGAGGAAGCGGCGACGCCGTTCGAATACACGCTGGCGTTGCCGGCGGGCGTCAGCTTCGATCCCGCCGAAGACGACCTGCGACTCGCGTCGGACGCGAGCCCGTTGCCGGCGTTGATCGCCAGCGCGGCGGGGCACGCGTGGTTCTACGCGCCGGGTTCCCTCACGCCGGCGGAGCTCACGCCCACGACTTCGGACGCGAGCTTTGGCGCGGCGATCGCCGCGCGCGCGGGTGGCTTCGCGGTGGGGGCGCCGGAGCAGGCGCACGTGTGGTTGTTCGACGCCACCGGCGCCGCCAGCGCCTGCCTCTCGGGGCCCGTGGGGTTCGGTCGCACCCTGGCTGCCGGACGCGTGGACGGCGATGGCAGCGAGGATCTGGTGGTGGCCGACGGCGAGCAGGTGCACGTGATCTCCGGTGCGGTGCTCGCGCAGCTCACGGACCCGTCCAGCTGCGTTCCGGTTCAGGATCTGGTGACCCTCGCATGCCGAAGCACGGCGGATCTCCAGGGCTGCGGCGGTTCGGACTTCGGCGCCGCCTTGGCCGTGGGCGACATCGATGGCGACGGGGACGGGGAGGTCTTCGTGGGCGCTCCGGGGATGTCCGTGCGCGGCGAGGGCAGCGGCGGAGCGGTGCTCACCTTCGACGCGGAAGGTCAGTACCCCGAGCGCCTCACCGAGGCGCGTTTCATCGCTTCTGCCGAGTCTTCCGACCGTCTGGGCACGTCTTTGGTGATGGCGCACCAGGCGGATCGGGATTTGTTGGTCGCCGGTGGCAGCGGCGGTAAGGCCGCCGTGTTCTACTGTTCCAAGCTCCTGCCCGCCGCCAAGCGGGGCAGCCGCTGCAAGTGA
- a CDS encoding serine/threonine protein kinase codes for MCYRRRVLCAACSEEVEGTPDACPRCGAKPLLDGRYRLETALGHGAFGVTYRATRVSDELSVCVKELLVRRMGSFAAEERFQREAKVLEQLEHPQIPRYVDDFVSGEGKTLALYLVQELVEGESLAQELEHHRYDEREVLAVVAEVADALAYLHELSPPVIHRDLKPANVMRRRDGGQLVLVDFGSVKESLREGSASSAVGTFGYMAPEQLHGRATAATDVYGLGALAIALLSRRDPAELLTEDGELGWRSAVNVGRRAHALLASMLDPKLARRAGNARRIAETARDILEAKEEPKPESAERAPDPLRSRSRAEPPPTSRRTALLGGVGLAVVIGGLIFTALRERPARVPRGLAGVEFGMTEAMVQAKIPELAPAPKPIAIGVDGVDRAPPALRGRTLVFDEPATCTFSFAVEGTLSKIDCIVDPLPNRESHDRTLRKLLVTIRKLYDTESSVTGQTWTWKNDEARLSVRSDFEERSAIGMPSVPRSVIEIGNTWSEHVAAEAQRFREERDAQAQERLKDDARRARERAAEAERLRRLQHDAAPQ; via the coding sequence GTGTGTTACCGTCGGCGCGTGCTGTGCGCGGCGTGCTCGGAAGAAGTCGAGGGGACGCCGGATGCGTGCCCGCGCTGCGGGGCGAAGCCGCTGCTCGACGGGCGCTACCGGCTGGAGACAGCGCTCGGGCACGGCGCGTTCGGGGTGACGTACCGGGCAACGCGCGTGAGCGACGAGCTTTCCGTGTGCGTGAAGGAGCTCCTCGTGCGGCGCATGGGATCCTTCGCCGCGGAGGAGCGCTTCCAGCGCGAAGCGAAGGTCCTGGAGCAGCTCGAGCACCCGCAGATCCCCCGCTACGTGGACGACTTCGTGTCCGGCGAGGGCAAGACCCTCGCGCTCTACCTGGTGCAGGAGCTGGTGGAGGGCGAGAGTCTGGCGCAAGAGCTCGAGCATCATCGCTACGACGAACGCGAGGTGCTCGCCGTGGTGGCGGAGGTGGCGGACGCGCTCGCTTACTTGCACGAGCTGAGTCCGCCGGTGATCCATCGCGACCTCAAGCCCGCCAACGTGATGCGGCGGCGCGACGGCGGACAGCTGGTGCTCGTGGATTTCGGCTCGGTGAAGGAGTCTCTGCGCGAAGGCAGCGCGAGTAGCGCCGTCGGAACGTTCGGGTACATGGCGCCGGAGCAGCTGCATGGGCGAGCCACGGCCGCCACGGACGTGTATGGCCTGGGCGCGCTCGCCATCGCGCTCTTGTCGCGTCGCGATCCGGCGGAGCTGCTCACGGAAGACGGCGAGCTCGGCTGGCGGAGCGCCGTGAACGTGGGTCGGCGAGCGCACGCGCTGCTCGCCAGCATGCTGGACCCGAAGCTCGCCCGCAGGGCCGGCAACGCGCGGCGGATCGCCGAGACGGCGCGAGACATCCTGGAAGCGAAGGAAGAGCCGAAGCCCGAGAGCGCGGAGCGCGCGCCGGATCCGCTGCGGTCCCGCAGTCGCGCGGAGCCGCCCCCCACGTCCCGGCGCACGGCGCTGCTCGGCGGCGTGGGCCTCGCGGTCGTGATCGGCGGCCTGATCTTCACCGCTCTCCGGGAGCGCCCGGCGCGGGTTCCTCGGGGCCTCGCGGGCGTGGAGTTCGGCATGACCGAGGCCATGGTACAGGCGAAGATCCCGGAGCTGGCTCCCGCGCCGAAGCCGATCGCGATCGGCGTCGATGGCGTGGACCGCGCCCCGCCGGCGCTACGCGGGCGCACCCTGGTGTTCGACGAGCCCGCGACCTGCACTTTCAGCTTCGCGGTGGAAGGCACGCTCTCCAAGATCGACTGCATCGTGGATCCGCTGCCCAACCGCGAGAGTCACGATCGCACGCTGCGAAAGCTGCTCGTCACCATCCGCAAGCTGTACGACACCGAGAGCTCCGTCACCGGCCAGACCTGGACCTGGAAGAACGACGAGGCACGGCTTTCGGTGCGGAGCGACTTCGAAGAGCGCAGCGCCATTGGCATGCCCTCGGTGCCGCGTTCGGTGATCGAAATCGGCAACACCTGGTCCGAGCACGTGGCAGCGGAGGCCCAGCGCTTCCGCGAGGAGCGCGATGCACAAGCGCAAGAGCGCTTGAAGGACGACGCGCGACGCGCTCGCGAGCGCGCCGCCGAAGCCGAGCGCCTCCGCCGCCTGCAGCACGACGCGGCGCCGCAGTAG